The Poecile atricapillus isolate bPoeAtr1 chromosome 6, bPoeAtr1.hap1, whole genome shotgun sequence genome contains the following window.
CTCCCATTCAGGAATGTTGGCAGGTTGTGCTCTCTGCGCTTCCCCCCAGAGCCAGTCACATCCTGTCTTGTGGCTAAAAGCTGCCCTTTCGGCCTCCTGGCctttttcacttcttttattttagcaCAGCTGGACTTTTACCCACTGGTGTTATCTAAAGGCTTCCTACTTCAGGTTTTTCAGATGGTCTAGGGACTTTAAGAGCAGCAGAGATTGTTTAAGTCCCATAAAGATTTCCTTTGAGCTACCCTGAACAGCCCAGACTTGAGCAGGGAGAGACAGCTCATTGCTACAGGTATGATGCATTCATACTGCCTACCATTAGATAGATATGCAAAGGTGGTTCTCAAAGGCCCTTTGGCACTATGGTGGTAGGAATATGCTGCAGGAGATGATGCTGTCAGGACTTGAAGATATGGATTGTGCTGAGACTTCTCATCACTGTGGCAATTCCTCTGGGAGTAGATGACTGAAGCATATCTGTTCTGAGGAAATTTGGGAAGGCAGATGGGATTTCAGGGCACatctttgtgtgtgtttatttccctctcttcctccctccttgcCTTCTCTCTCAACATCCTACTTACTAACCAGGCAGCATAATCACTGATCCATAGCTGAGAGCAAGGCTTATTCCCAAGATTTGGATGCAGCCAGTCCCTATTTGCTCTGCTTGCTGCTTGAGTGATAATGTTATCGTGTGCCTGCGGTTCAGTGACGTACACGAAATCAACCTAGTCTACCATGAGACTTAGGAGGAAGAAGAATCAgagaagggaggaagaggaCGCGTCTCATTCTCTCCTTTCCAGGTCAAAGTGCCTCCTTGTTTGCTGCTGTGTTGTTTCTATCGCTGTGGTTTGATGCACTGAGAAATTACAGAACAGTGaaataaaagctgtgttttgtgaTGCTTTTTTTCATAGGCTTATCACCTCTGGCTGCATGGGACTTACTCAGTTTGCATGACCACCCACTGAGGGGGTAGTTGAGGACTGTGGGGCAAACCAGATTTTGGGCTATGCTGCTATAGGCGGCATCCATCCTGGTGTGGTGAAACCTCAGGTCTTATTCAGTCCATAAGGCTGCAGGGTCAGAGCACTGATCTCCAGATCACCTGCGTCAGTTGTGACTGTTCATCTGTATCAGACACAAGAAGGCCCCCAGACTCAGGTTCTCTTGGGGAATCTCAGCAGCATTGGGGATTTTGTACTTGACATCAGGAGTTGGAAGCATGTCAGTAAGTAAACAGAGAGCCCTTGATGACATTGTCTCCCATGGGAAATAAATGTTACACCACTGAAGCCATGCACCTTGAACTAGGATAATGATTAGACCTGTGTGGAAATTTATACCCTTGAATTGTCAGTTCTTATCATTAGTTAATAACTTAGGAATCTGTTGGctgatttaatttaatcttttaGGGGGGTAAGAAGGGCTGAATTTAAACATAGTACTGAGATAAAAGTGGGGGAATCCAAACTTCCTtcttacaaaagaaagaaatactgatatatatatatatattgtcaGCTAGCTAGTGTGTATGTGTAAGCCAGTCAGCATACATGAAACACTGAAATACGAAGGACTGTATTACACAGCCCAAGGTTAGAGGACTTGGGAGGAAGCAAAGGCTTGGAAAGATTGTTTCGATAAAGCAGATTTGAAGGGCTGTTGCTGGCAAGGGTTTTGGGGATGCACCACATGCATTCAAGGAAAACAAGCCTTTTGTAGTTCTACTGCTGGCAGAGGTAAATACCCAGTGTGAAGGAATCTTGAGGAGCTTTTGGTCTGGAGCAGTTAGCAAATAGCCCGGCCTATCAGCtgtccctcagcagggacaagcaAAGCTGATTTTCAAAAGTAATGCTTGTGCGGCATCAGAATGGGGATTATAATGCAGGTAGCCCAGGTGGCATATATTTGCTTAATGAGGGAAGTCCCAGCTTTCTGAGATCACTTAACAAGCCTGGCATTTCTTAGATGCTGATTTTTGGGATTCAGTTATAGTACCCTCTGCAGTCCAGCCCTTTGCTCTCTTTAACTCAGGCCACTTCTACCGCTGAGAAATAAGCACAGATTTTCCACATATTTCTCAGATGCATATGATATAAGTTCCCTCCAGCAGGCATAGCTACTGCTACCTGGTACTTGTTGCAGAGACTGGCTGTTTATCCTGCCTTTGATGTGAATCCTTCCCACCTGCCCCTCTGTTGCTCTGTTTTGCTTCACATTTATCCCTGTAAGCAGTGAAAGCAGGCAGAGGGGGAAAGTGAGGTGACTCGCTTGAAAGTCTTGAGAGGCAGCAGCCCTGGTATGGTATATTATCCTTCAAACCCTGCTGGAAAGTGCTCCTCCATTTATAGCACCATCTCTGCTGGCTGGCATTGTCTCAGTCTACAGGCAGAGAGCACTGCCCCCTCCCATGTGGGCTTCACAGCACCCGGGCACCCGAGAAAGCATTTTCAGTTGGGTGAGAAGGCCTTTGGGTTGACAAAGAAtttgggggggaagggggcagcaggaaaggATCCCTGGGCACAGAGAACAGAGCTCTAATCCTGTGGCAGATAACATCATGTCTGCAGGCTAGGCTTGTGTGTGTTtgggggagctggaggggcagagATTGTTAGGCAGTATTTGTTTGTAAAGCCACTTGCTCTGAAGATAATGCTTGCACTAACTTCTATTGAGGGAGCAGTGTGAGTCCCCACAAAGTCCTTTCCCAAAGTGTCTTTGAAGCCAAGAGCCcattgaaaggaagaaaggcCAAGAGAGGGGATTAGTTTGTTCAGCAGCTGTGAATTTCAGTGGGAGGCTGATGAACTCCAAAGTCTTTGTTGAGATGTTTTTTGTAAGGAGCCCTGCTGGAGGGAGAGACCCACACCGGGGCCGCGGCCTTAGACAAGAAGGAATCTGAAGCGGCGGGGAGCTGTAAACGGGCCACAAGGACTTTTCCCAAACACTTTTCGGAAAAGGTGTTGTAAAGAGATCGGAGGGGGATTAGCATGTGAAATGACACTTTCCATTGACTCCActgaggggaggggaaaagggctGGCTGGCTGATTTATTAGCATTTTGTTCCCTTCTCTATTCTgttcccccagcagcccccccCCCCTCCGCTGTCTCCCCTCCTCCCGAGCCCTCTGAAGAGGCTTGGATTGGAAAAGGGAGCGGGGGGCTGCCTGTTTGTGTGTCATCTGGGCGAAGGTGACCACCTGGGAAGCTGAATGTAAATATTTCTCCTCTGAGGAATGCGCCTTCATTAAACCGAAATGAATACATGGAAGCATCCAATCCTGCCCACAATGGCAGCAGGGCCTTTACCGCTGAGGGCTCGGTGCGCCGGGAGGGGGGCCCCGCTGCTGAGGTCAGCACATTCTGCAGCTGCGGTGCCGCCGTTTCCCCAGCGGAAGCAGCGTGTGGCGGTGCGGCTCACGTCCCCTTCAGCGCCGGCCCGGCCTGCGCCACGGCCTTCGCGGGGCACCGGTGGCAGCAGGGCAGCGACGGAGTGCGAGGGAAACGgcttctgcagcttttccagctgacTGTGGAACGGGGAGAGccagaaggaaaagggaggCCCATGCTGGAGCTTTCCCTGGTGGTCCAGAGGCTCTTGCTTCCTCTTTCCTGGCCAACCACAGGGACATAGAAGAACTGCTGATGGGGATGCAAGACAGACCCTCGGCAGGGTCACTGTGCTAGTAAGAATCTCTGTGCAAACATTGGTGGTTTGTGTGTGAAGCTGAAGTGTTTCAGTTTTTCCCCGAGCACGGGCCAAAATTTCTTGCAATTTTTGAAAGGCTAGATTCTTGCTTGACAGGAATGCTcttgctctggtgagaccctaGGTCCAAATTCCTGCTCCCTGTGAGGCAGCCCAGAATCAAGGGACTAAATGATAATGAAGAGACAAATACAGGCTGCTGAGTGTCTTTAATATATCAGCTGTGTTGTGGGGAGCTGGACCCTGCCTGCCCCCCTCCCACCCCATTTCCTCCTGGCAGTTGCATTGCAGGTGGATGCATCCTCAAGCAAGCTCAGGAGAGAGAGCATCCTTTCCCCTCTTGGTAGGGGCTGAGGTTGTGCTGGCTGGATAGGTCTTCCTGCGCTCAGATGGGTAAGCAGTGTGTTTTAATCTCCAGGACTCTTAAAtttatacatacacatacaaaATGGGATGAAGGAACACCCAGCCACTTAGACACAGCATTTTGCAAGCACTTGGCTACTGATTTATTGCATTGGCTATTGGTTTACAAATAGTGGCTACAAGATGGATCTAATTGCTAGTAACAGCTCTGCTGGCTTCTCATCTGGCTAAAGGACACTTCAAACAGCAAAGTAGATTATATTATCGCAGCACAGGGGAAGATTGCTGTGGTGGTGCAGTGAACTTCTTCAAGTCCTGCAGCTCACAGCTTCTTACTTCCCTCCCCTAGCCTCAGTAAGGGAACAGAGATGCATCAACTAAATCTTCCAGCTGCTTGCTTAGCCTATAGAATATATACAATAAGTGGTAGAGGAAAAACTGTTATGTATACATCACAGTAACTGTGCAATAAATTAAACTTCAAAGTGCTTCACTTTCCTATTTACACCACCATTAAATAGTAACTGACATTATTTTCTCAGACTAGGAAGAAGTAGTTAGTTAGTTAGCTGACAGGATAAGAGTGTTTGGCAAGTACACCAGGACATGGGGGAGTAGGCTCAGCTTGGCAACTCCTctctgggagagactgggaggaaGGAGGTAGTGGAGAAGTGTGAGGGTGTCTTTATAGCATCAGTCAGGGGTTTTGATAGGAGTGCTGGCCTAAAAAGAGAGACCAGACCTGGCAGCTTGGAAGACACAGAGAAAGGATGTAAAAACCAAATGATGGAACCCTTTTTTTGGACAGCCGGGTAATGGGCAGGTCAAGCAGCAGTTTTGATCTTGCTGGTGCCATTTCAAATGCAAAGTAAAGCACTGGAGAGCTTAGTAAAGCTGTCAACTGGTGGGAAGCAAAGCTGTGGGGTTCCTGGAGGCTGGCTTGCTGAGAAAGGAGTTGCATGCCTTTTCTATTTCCTCGTAGTGTGGCCTGGGGTAACAACTCTTTTAGTACTtctatattttaaaagcctctTCTCATTTATGGATTACTGGTCTGAGTTGCCCAATTGGTGCCATCTCAGTTTACTTTTTATCTCACGTACTCAAAAGCCCAGAGTAGGTGCTTGTTTGGGGAACAGATAAGCTCAAAACTACGGGAGAGCCACCAAGACCTCCTATGTTTTCAGAGATAATGCCACAGCCACTGGATAGAGTAATACTGAGGTGAAGGAACCAAGTCTCACCTTGTTTTGTCAAGACTTGAAGGTCTCCCCAGAAGACATTACCCACTGCACTAGTGCCCTGTATGGGCAAGGCTTGAGCACTCATACAAGGCTCTTTTGCCTTGCCCAAGCCCCAGTGATGGAGCAGCGGGAATGAGACAAAACTATGCCAAACAGAAATGGTGCCAGGAGCTgatgggaaaggcaggagaggagagggacagACAGGACTGTGGAGGAGCAGAAGCAAGTTAGAGCTTTCTCTTGAGCTTGCGGCTGGCTCCACCACCTCCACTCCGCTCCCTCTTCTCCTTGCGGACACAGAAGTACTTGGTGACCCGTTTGCGGCACTGCTCACAGCgcacagcacagcaccagtGGAACTTGCAGTTGCAGCTGGACACCATCTCAGCTCGCCTCTCCTCCACAGCCAGCCCGCAGTCCCCGCACAGCCGCCGGCAGCTCCGCTTCTCCCACTTGCTGAGAGCCTTGCCCCGCTTAAGGCACTCCCTGccctctgtgcccagcagccCCAGTGTCTTGTTCTCCAGGCAGTAGTCAGGAGAGTCTTCCAAATGGACCAGTTCCTTCTTGGAGATGGAACTGAAGGTCTCAGCAATGGCACCCCGGCTGGCAGCgctgttccctgctccctgcagcaagTCCACCTTCAGGGCTTTGTGGTATCTCTCCTTGAGGTAAGTACCCACCTCCCGAAACTCGGGCAACTGCAGCCAGCAGGTCTGGGTGGTGCAGCTCCCCGACACACCATGGCATTTGCAAGTCCGCTTCATGGTCCCTTTCACTGCCTACAGGGTGAGCAGAGAGAGGGGttcaagaaagaaaacccaGAGAGGCTGTTTCTCTACTGCAATATATGCAGAAACATGGCTCCAGGCTCGTGGAGCAGCTTGGCATCAATTCTCCCTTCACAGATATGCTTTTCAACAGTACTCCCCTCCTTGAACTGGGAGAAAGAGGACTGCAGAAAGTCAACACTGTAACACACAGAAGCTTTGCTGCCTTAGAGCAGACATCATTGTACTGCTGCCATACCCCCAAGAAGCTGTTCCTTCTGGACATATGCTTTTAGCCACCTTTAATTGTGACTCTCCACAGTGAATATTTAGAGCCAATTTGGTACGCGCTATCAGCTCTGGAGGGAGAAAGGGGCTCACCTTTCTACCTGCCTCGTTGTTATGCAGGTTCATAGCAGCTCTGGCATCTTGTCCAGTCTCCAGGGCATCCACAAACTGCTTGGAAATAGCTTCCCCAAAGCCCACATTATCGCTGCAGCCTCCCCACAGCCAGCCTTGTCCCCCTAAGAAAGGAGATGAGATGTGTGCTGTCAAAAAACCTTCAGAAGTGATGGGAGGGAATGGAGGCTGTGGGGAAAATCCAGCTTTTCACTGCACAGTTCTCCTAGATTCCCTCCTGTTGAGTTCATGACATTTCTTCTGAGGCCTGGATATCAAGTGGCTCAGGCAGGCAGCAAAGGGGTTAGTTGTGTACAAAACAAATGCAGGGCTTTCCAGGCTTTCTATAGAGCAGGATTTAGAAGCTGTCAGTTATCATGCATTAGGCAGACATGCAGAAAAGCCTTTGGGTCTGGCCTTTGGGAGGTGATTAAAGAATCACCTCTCAAACCCTGACTTCAGCTGGTTCAGTGTGACTTGCAGGGACAGCATCTTGCTAACTTGGATTAATAAACTGGTGGAGACATCCTGGTCAGAGGCAACAGATTCCCCTCTGCCTAGAACAGCCCAGGCCTGGAACACGTGCATCCAGGAGGCCCTGGTTTTGGCACACCCAGAATTCTGAAATGATATTTGGCATCTTAGAAGGGTCTGATTTTCTAATTACCGTCAAGAAACAACAGAGTCAGTACAGAACTGTgaaattacacaaaaatatGTGGAAGGTACTTTTCCTAACTGAGTGGGAGCTGAGTGGGACTGGAAAAACACCATGCAGTTTTTTCCTCCTAGAGAAAGATGCCAAATTATTAATGAAGATTTGAAATCTGTAACATTCTGACCCTGACATGCCACATCGGTACATCTTGGGAGTCATGGTTTAAAGGCCTTGTGCCCCTCTGGAAAGGCCAAGCCCTTGCCTGGACCTTCCCAGGGCATCATGATTCCCCCTCCCAGGGAAAGACACTAGTGTTTCATGGGAGGTGGGTAATTCCAGTGGATGATGCAGTCCCAATCAGGAACTGAGACTGAAGTAGGAAAACCTTTCACCAACTTGGATTCAGTCCAATGGCTGAATTGAATCATGCTGTTTTGGTCAAGCCCACAAGTTTCCTGTGCCTTACAAGGTTTTAAGTCCACAATGGAAagtttttattacaaacaaatctatttgggggaaaagaaatGTGGCATGACTAACTTGGTTTTCCAGAGAAGATAGAATTTGATGAGTTGTTGCCCAAAAGTCTTGCCCTGCTAGAGACAGGCATTTCCAAACTTTGGGCACCTAAGCAGTAGTGGCTGTTTTCAAAACTATCAGCCAGTAAAGTAAATTACTAAATACTGGACACTCCAGAGGAGTTTGTCATAAAGTGACACATACTGACTACCTAGTGTGGCTGGGAAGGGcatggcttttaaaatattttgataatttGAAATTTGACCTCTTTCtattcaaaacaaaacccctaAATGTCAATGTTTTCTGTGAAAGCTGAGCAGAGAGCTGGAGTGGTGCAGTCTGGAGCTCCCTACCAGTAGCTGAGGGCCTGGATACTCTGTCATGTGATGGCTGTGTGCTGCCACAGTGATTCTCCTGGTTGAACTCTTGTGTGCCTGCCATGCTGACAAGTGAGAGAGAGGTTTATGAATGCCACCCTGCTTTTCCTCATGGTCATTGTGCTGTGGGGCCAACCTGGTCCTGCAGACCCTGGGAACCCTGAAGTCCCTGACCTGTGCTGCTATACCAAGATCATTCAGGTGCATGGCAACAGATCCACTCCTCTGCCTGTATGATAAAGTCATTCTCTCCATCAGCTTAAATAGAGTTCCTGATTTGAACCAGGGGTACTGCAACCCCTTCTACTTTCCTGCTCATTTAGAAGCTAATGGAAAGCATAAAAGAGCTTGGCTGGTGTAAACTGGAGGTGGCTCCATTAGCCTCCACAGAGCTACTTTGGTTTGAACCACAgaaggctctgctctgagcaTTATTCCTGGTTGTGTGGACCAGGAAGGGGAAGTGTTTCTGCAAGCCTCAGTGGAGGAGAGAAGAGCTTCTCCTGCCACCCAGGACAAGTGAGGGGCAGTAGCTCATCTCTCCTTACCCAGTTGTCCATTGCGGGAGTCATCACAGCCACAGTTGTCAAAATCCCCCAGGCTGCAGTTCCGGGTCAGCGTGTACATGACGCCCGCAGAGCTGATGGCATGGACAAAGGCTGTTTCTCGGTTTGCTGTCAAGGGGGAATACAAAGAGAGCAGATGTGCAAAAGATTTCATGGCAAGGGCAGTGTTCGAAATAGTTCCTACCATGCAGGAATCTGCACAGGACATCTGCAGTGGGGAAGACTGGAGTGAAGAAGAGGCCCTACATGCCAGATTAGCTTAGTTTGGGCCTGAACCGCATGAAGATAGAAGCTGCAAATATGACCCAGACTGACTCATGCCATTTGAAAGAGTATGGATGAGATAGCACCTGGCTGTCTTTGTGGGAGCTCAACAGTGGTGAAATAGCACAGACAGCCAATGTTCCCCACCTCTCACTAACACACCCCCAACAGGAAGGGGTCCTTCCCCACAGTCCCCTCAAGCCTTACCTTCTGCTGAAAGGGCTTTGAGCAGTGACCATACCTATCCACCAGGATCAGTCTGGGAATCATCAGCTGGCTTCACTGAGCCTTTGGCTTTCATTTAATATCAGCAAGGTGTGGATCTGAGCACATAACATTGACAGGAATGATTTGAGGACCTTCTTGTGGTCTCAGAACGGGCCTTGTGCTGCAAATTCTTCTCAAGGCCCCACTTTGAAACCTTTGTCCACCTCTGCCTGGGGCTCTGGTCTCTTGTCTGCTGCCAGTCCCACTAGAGGCCTGAGGCTCTCCTCCACACACAGGTCCTGCTTTTACAGAACAGGTAtgatcccagcccagcatcAAACATAAGTCTAGAGGGCCAGATATGCACCAAAGTATTTCCTGGTATTAATAGGCAAATAGGTAAGGAATAGGGTACAGTGACAATGACCACTGACCCATGACCTACAGTGGCCCAGGTCATGGATGCTGGATTTTTGCCTAGGGTGATTCTGGCATCTGGAAGATGTAGGaagacttttctcctgcctcTTTGCCAGAGCACAATCACTGATGAACTCTTTTCTGCTCCCTTTAGCCTTATCCCTCGGCTTGCTGTCCAGCCAGCCTGCACTGGTTCTCAGCCTCCCTGCGATGCTCTGGGACACCATCTAGGCATAGTGTGTCCAGCAGGCCATGTGCAGGTCAGGGGGGTGCATCCTTGTGGGGAGGCAGTTGTGTGAGGGTTGGTCCTGCACCAGCTGGGGTTCAGCAGGTCCATGGGTAAGGCTGGCATTGCAGGGAGGCCTTGGAGCTAGATCCCAGTGTATCTGGGAGATGATGGGTGAAGGAGTCCCCCGGTGAGATCCCTctggggaattcctgggagAGGCACTTCCCCGGTGagaatggggaagaaaaggaggcaCTTGGGAAGGGAGGGGGCCATGGGCTCTAACCTGTGGCAGGGGGGTCCCAGTAGTGGTATCCAATGCTTTCCTTACCACTGCGCAGCCCACCgtggctggagagctgcagtgcCCTCTCCGGGCAGTTCCAGCGGTCCCAGGCGAACTGGAACTTGCACTCCTCGATGCCGCTCTGTGCCCCAGCTGCCACACTGCTGGAGTAGATGAGATAGGCCtaggagcagagctgagagtCAGCACGGGGACAGTGCGTGTTTTCAACTGAAAGTAACCTGTGTGCCACCTTACAAAGACAAGATGTACTGAGCTCAGAAGGTCTGACAAGTTTGGCTTGCCTGGGAAGCTCCCCACTAGTAGCAGCAAACccattttctgctgtgctgggtcAGAGCCTGAGCCTCCTGAGGGAGAAAGCTGAGCTCTTGGCTGCTAGCCACATTAGGAAATGTGCCGGCCAGCCTCTGCCATGGGTAACCCCTTATCTCTCCACCATGAGAGGAAACAGCTTTCTGCTCAGATTAGggagctccaggctggcagaTGCCTCAACCTGCCTTCTTCATCACAGCCCATGGGGGAGAGCTAGTGCTTTGGGAGAAGGCTGCTCTACCAGTGTATTGGGAGCTGGATGGGCCTGGAGCTTTTCCTAGGGAATAGCCAGAACAAAATCTGGATAAATTTTACAACTGGTCCTGGCTAAGAAAAAAAGCCTCTGAAAGAGGAGCACAAGGATGTGAGGGGTCAATATGGAAAAAAGTCCTGGCAATTCTAGTTGTGCTCCTTGAGGAAGTGTGTTTTACAGGGCCTACAGAAAATACTTTCTGGCTGGATCAGTGTGGGCCCTGATGCCAACCTGATCCTCAGGAAGCAATATGTATTAGGTGAGAGCCTTGGCTGATGTCAATAGACAAATCTCCAGTATCTGGCCCCAACTAGCTTAAAAGAACCCCAGGTCAGCATTGCTCAGGGCTCATGCAGCCCAAAGAGCTCACAAGTTACAGTTCACAGCAAATCTTTCCTGGCCTTTCTCTGCCTTATTGCTGGAAATCTGGGGGTGAGGAGAGCTCTGGCCAAGGCTGGGTGTAGAGGACTGGGAAGGAGGAGacccctctctctccctccctccctccctccctccctccctccctccctccctccctccctccctccctccctccctccctccctccctccctccctccctccctccctccctccctccctccctccctccctccctccctccctccctccctccctccctccctccctccctccctctctccttccctccttccctccctgggtTTAGTGGAATCAGGAACAGAGATCAAAGGGATTTCTCTTACCTTGGGGCCCGTCATCAGGAAATTATTCACTGACCTGGAAGATAGAGACAGTGTCAGCAGGGAGGGGGTGATGGCGGAGGGGCCTGGGGAATGCCAGGCATCCCAGGGCTCTCCTCTCACTCCCCTACAGTCTGCCTGTCTCCTGGCTGCAGGCACCTCTGGTCTGTCCTTCATGTCCTCTTGCTGCTCCCTAAGAGACAGGACAGTGCtgtccccttctccccaccctgctcccctcAGTCAGGCTGTACTGGGCTGCAATTCCTTCATTGCTCTCTCCTTTTGCTTTCCTCTGCTCAGCTCCCTTTGTACCAATCCACCCATTATTTAGCTTTCCTGTTCCCCATGCCTTGCTTTTTATCTCACTTGACTAAACCCAGGGTAGTATTTTTCTCAGCCCCAGGAGTGGGACCATGCTGAGGGAAGGAGGGCATCACACCACTGCTCCTTTGCAGTATGTGTCCAGATGCATCTCTCCACATCACCGTCCCTTGTTTTTCTGTAGTGCTATGTCTGATTGCCCTCCTCTTGGTCAGGTTATGGCGATGACTGAACACAAATATACATGTCCTTCCCATCCTCCTGGACACTGTGTAGGGGACCCTGGGGATTTGGTGTGGGTGGAAGGTCCTAGACAAAATTAAGCTTTCTGGTGTTCCCACTGAAGGTGTGGAGGGATCACCTCCAAAGGTCAGGCAATGTGGCTTGTCTCCAGTACTATCTCTTTGGCCTTGCAGGACTGATGCTGTCTGGTCTGAGTCTTTCCCCAGTAAGACTGTTTCTGTGCAAATGGTCAGTCAGCATTAGGATTCCATATGATGCAGTGACCACCTGCAGGATTTGGAGAATGGCTGGGTGAATCCTGCTTAGCTGTGTCATGGCAGAAAGGACTGACACTTTGAAAGAGCCCAAGAGCCAACTCCAAATATCCCAAGTCAGAAATGAAGTAAGAAAAAAGAGAGTCTCCTAAAAATACTTAATTCTACTCTCTCCAGATTTGTAAAATAACACTCATCACTATCTCTGGTGTGTCTGTGGAGCCTTTTCCCTTCTGGAACCCATCATGTCAGAGAAATGGATGAGTGCTGTTATCACCCAGAGAGGACACTGAGGCCAGAGATGTGGAATGAGTGGACTGAGACTTTGCAGTGAGTGAGTGATTGGGAAAATGACAAGAGCATGCACTAATAGAAACTTGGCTCTTCACTTCTTCTCGAGATTATGTTCCGCTTCAAATAAGCCACAAGTATTCCCTTGTAAGGGAGAGAAAGATGCTGTCTTTTTGTGCTACAAATCCAACACAGACACTGTGGGGGGATCCCAGGGTGGGCTCAAGCACAGACAGAAGCAGGCACTGCCGTCCAAAGCTGAGGGTCAAAGTGCAGCCCTGCCAtagacacagggacagacagggtgGCAGGGCTG
Protein-coding sequences here:
- the WNT8B gene encoding protein Wnt-8b, producing MDPYLGIFFLIPFFQSCYAWSVNNFLMTGPKAYLIYSSSVAAGAQSGIEECKFQFAWDRWNCPERALQLSSHGGLRSANRETAFVHAISSAGVMYTLTRNCSLGDFDNCGCDDSRNGQLGGQGWLWGGCSDNVGFGEAISKQFVDALETGQDARAAMNLHNNEAGRKAVKGTMKRTCKCHGVSGSCTTQTCWLQLPEFREVGTYLKERYHKALKVDLLQGAGNSAASRGAIAETFSSISKKELVHLEDSPDYCLENKTLGLLGTEGRECLKRGKALSKWEKRSCRRLCGDCGLAVEERRAEMVSSCNCKFHWCCAVRCEQCRKRVTKYFCVRKEKRERSGGGGASRKLKRKL